The Canis lupus baileyi chromosome 29, mCanLup2.hap1, whole genome shotgun sequence genomic interval AACCAGGACTCCTGACTTCAGGATCTGGGGTATCTCCCCCAGATCCCACTGCCCTCCACAGGATCCCAGAGCAAGAAGCAAGCTGCATCTAGCCACACTAATGCATTCTCCAGATATTTCTGGGCACAGGAGTAGCAGCAGGAGTCCTCAGACTTATAGGCTGAATCTGTAGATTCATAGGGTGAGGGGCTCCAATTTCCCTTGGCCAGCAACATTCGACCAGAGTACAAGCAAGCACATCAGCGTGGGGGTTCCCGAGGGCTGCCGCAGGGCACAGAGCTTCCCTGTGACAAAGAGACAGCTTTTCTGGCATTGTGACATGTGGGGCCAAAGAGATGTTCCCTGGTAGGCGTCAATAAATGGCAGAGGGGACAGAGAAGGCTGGGAATATCTGAAGTGAATAAATGAGGCAATCACGGCCAATATCTTCCAGTCCCAGACACCTCCAGGCCCAACACAATGGTCTGAGCCCTGAATGGGCCCCAGATGACTGCAGACGGTCCAGAGCGCATGCTCCAAGTGTTCCCAGGGTAATCCAGATTTGTTTCCTggcttttaaaagaacaaaacaaaaggcaagggAACAGGCTGACCAATGGGGGAGTAGACCTTGAGTTTGGGGTCAGGACACTAGTGTGAAAATTCGTGTCCTCAGATCTCACAAGAGGGGGGTCCTGTGCTGGGCCCTGGACGGTGAGGGGACGATGCCCCTCCCCACGAGCTGAAGACTTCACGTGCCCACCCAGAGCCCACGTCACCCATTCTAGATCAGGCCCCAAGTGCGCGGAACACAGAACTCCCCCCTAGATGCCCCGATCCTGCTTCTAGGATGTGAACAGGCAATCTCCCCGAGGGTGGACAGGGCCATGTGTGCTCGGCTCGAGGCTGAGGGGGGAGGCTCCTTGCCTTGCTGGGTAgagccagggctgggaggagaggcaggggctgTGTGCTCGGCGCCCCCCACCGTGGACGGGGCTGAACTCCACGGAGCCCGAGAAGTCTAAATTTGAACCCAGCCTTGCAGCGCATTATAAATGTATACTTGTCAAGGTAGGAGGACAGAACATATTTCATTTAACAGTTTGTAGGCTTAATTTAgaacttctaaatatttatatagatgGTGAGCCTCTATTTGCACTTTTGTCCCATCCATAAATCTTAGGGGCAGAACGGGGCACACATTTTGGCTCGAGCCACATCCTTGATCTGTTAAATTAAGCAAGtggcctcccctccttccccggGTCTCCCAATTTCCTCCCCTGTAAAGCCAAGGGCACAGTGAGGTTGTCTCCGTGGGCCCTTCCATCTCCAATGCCACAGCTCGGACGCCCCCTGGGGCGGGCACCTAGCCAACCCTCAGTAGACCCTGGTCACAAGGAGGAGTGTGCTTCACCAACTGAAATCACAGACCCATGCCAGCGAGCAGCGGACCCCCAGCTGGCCCGGGAGAGCAGGGAGGCCACCTTGGTGCCCCGACGCCCCACCTATGTCCCACGCAGGTGAAAGCCCATGCCTCTGGCAGCACCAGAGAGAGGACCCACTATTCCTAGTTCGGAGCTATGGTTTGGGAGAACAGAATGTAGCAAACTGAGCAGTTGGAGGACcaggtgggaaaaaaatattagcaattcCTAATTGCTTCATGCATGTCGCAACTTGGAAAGCCACCTCAGGAAGATGGGAGTGGGGAATGCCTCTCAGGacagatttaatttaaaacagaGGGTCCCTGGCAGTATTGAAACAAAGGAGTCCAGCCTGCCTCTCGCGGCATTAAACACTCTGTGGGAAGAGCAGACACTGACAGGGAGCTTTCTGACAAACGTCGCCCTGGGCCTCAGGGAACTCAGAACGGTCCCTTCTAATTAAGTCCCAGGAGGCCATTAGTGTGGTGGCTGTTAAAGAAAACTTCCAGCAAGCAAAGACTCCACCTGCTGCCCTGGCTGTCCAGATAAGGAGGCCTGGTTTCTGCTgatccccaggtgcccctggctgtCAGCACCAAACCAGCCCAGGAGCCTTGGCTGATCTTTCTAGAGCCTTCGTGCCTAGGGCTTGGACGTTCGAGGGGCAGCCTTCTCCATCCGACAGAGCGAGATCGCAATTTCTCATTTGTGGGGAGGAAGAGTTTGGGGCTGCCAAGAAAACAGGCTGTGGATCAGCTGTCAGGAAGCTGGTGCCCTCCTCTGTGGCCCAACACCCACCCTCTTGCTCTGGGGACCCGACTCCGCACAGAAGGCAGGCTGGGTTCACTGAAGGGACAGTGCTGTCACAGCTGCCCATTATGTTGTCACCTCAGGCCAGCCCTCTGCCAGCGGAGCCTGTCTGAACTGGCCGGGGGCCATCCCTGCCTCAGCAGCCTTTCCCCTCCCCGGTGCAGACTAGTGCTGTTCCTTGGTGCCCCAGGGACCCATGGCACTGGGAGAAGGGGCTCCTGAAAGCATCCTGGGGCTTAGAAGAGGTCAGGGTTCCCCCAGAGGGGAACAGAGGGAACAGAGGAGACTGGAGGGCAGCAGAGCAGCGGCCTGGAGTCGGTGACAGATTTGCAAGTTGTGCAAGAGTGGAGACGGCCCTATATCCCAAATGGGCTGACTCCTGTTCTGGAACATGGATGGGCAGCACGGATGGGATTTGTGACTGGTCTGAATGAGAGCTGATTCCTTTCCTGGCTCAACCCCTTCTCTGCTTAGACTCCTGGTGGGAGGGCCCCCAATAGGAATCCTTCTAGTCCTGGTTGTTCAGCAACATTGCCTATTGCTTCTAAAAGAGCCCCCGTCAAGTCCTAGGGATGCACCTTCTAAAGCAAGGTCCCCACATCCCGGGAGATGCAGTTGTGACTGCACAATATTACCATAAGCGACACTGAACCATAAACAGACACGGGCAGGGAGTGAGCCCAGATCTTTGTGGGCAGTGTGCGCATGCATGTCACCTGTGACAGGTGCACATGTGCTGGCCCGTTCGTTAGACATGCAGTTTACACATGAACACACGCGACTGTTCATATGCCCTGGTGTCCTTGTGCTATTGGTCATTCATATAACACACTGTCCATGATCCCATGGAGAAGACTGGAAGGCTGGAAGCTTTGGCCCAGCACGTAATGAGGAAGGGTCATTCTGGGGAGAAACAATGAACGCACACATGCCTCCCTCTGCACGTGCAGACACAGTGAAGTTTAAGGGCTCTTCTTTCTGTTGCTCATGGGCAGAAATGACTCACATTGAATGAACCCTTGCTCCGACCGATACATCCGGTCTGTCCCCCTCAGCcatgagcttgcttctccccgGGCGGGGAGGGGCATTCGCATGCTAAGGACCCAGCTCCCTCTcactgcccccaggcccccccctTCCTCGAGGAGCTCTCTGTCCACCTCACTTTCTGTGCCATCTGGAAGCCAAAGCCCGGTACCGTAGGATCCTGGGTGACAGAAGGGAAGCCTGCCCTTCCCTGGGACGTTGAGATACAGAAGAACAGTCCTTAGAGACACCACCAGCCATTTCCTTCCTTGATTTGTTAGCCTCATAAGGAAAACCCAGGTGAGCTCAGGACACCTCAGCTAAGAGTGTCTTCCTTTATTCCCGGAGATGCTCCAGGGGATGGTGTGAGTTCCCAGGGGGTACCTGCACCTGAACTGCCCACCCCAACCTGCCTTTCTCAGACGGCAGCCAGGTGAGCGGGAGGTGGTGTGGGCAGGTTTTGTGCCAGGAGCCCTGTGGGTGATACTGCCCCTCTGCAGGGGCCTCCGACCTCCAAGTCTGGGAGACGCAGGACAGTGCCATTTGGCGAGGGCGGGAAGAGACAtcccccctcctccagctcccttAGATGCTCCTTTCAGCACCCACAGAGGAAGGTGCAGCCCAAGgactctctcacacacaggatCAGGAGACAGAGGCAGCATCAGAcaccagagaaaggaaagacCCAGAAAAGCAGCACATTCTCACTCCAAGAGCTCTCGAGGGGCTCCCCGGGCGCCTAAGCCACACTCCCAGGGCCCGCGTGGAGCCTTTTAAAGGACTCAAGCAGCCAGCAGAGACCACTGCCTGCCTTCCGCATGCTGGCTAAGGTGGAATCCACAAACACACGGAAGAAGGATAAGCAATCCAAAAAGTCCTGACGCCAATTTCTTCCGAGGCTTCACAAAACGTACATACCATCTCACCCACGTTTTTGGTGGCCCTGCTTTGTGGATGCTCTAAGCCCCTGTCTCAAGACCCGCAGCCCcggtccccaccccccacctccacctgagCTTCCCGAAGAAAGAATGGAGGCTCCACAGCCAAGGGACCTGCCCGAGGCTGCACGCTGGGGCGTCGGGGGGCGCACAGGGACCCCCTACCTCCCACCAGgggccctcccaccctcccccagcgCCCCCCTCACCTGGGGTGGATGTCCACGAGCAGCACGAGCGTCTGCATGGTGATCACGTCGATGCGCTTGCAGTGGAAGCGAGCCACCTTGAGCACCTTGAGGTACGTGCAGCAGAGCACGACGAAGGACAGCAGGAAGCTGAGCGCGTGGAAGGCGCCCGTGAAGACGGCGAAGCGCAGGCGCTCGTCCGGCCGCCGGCTGCACAGCGTGCACGACGCGTACAGCTGGTGGAAGCCGAGCCAGGACAGGGCGAGCGCGGCGGCGGGGAAGGCGAGCGCGTGCAGCCACGTGTAGGCCACCATGAGCGCGGCGTCGCGGAGGCGCATCTTGGCGCGGTAGCTCAGCGGGAAGACCACGGCCACCCAGCGGTCGATGCTGAGCGCggccatgctgagcatggagttggTGGCCAGGAAGGTGTCGAGGAAGGCGGCCAGGCGGCACAGGCGGTCCCCCGCGGGCTGCCGCTGCGCCACGACGCCGGCCAGCGTGAGCGGCATGTTGAGCACGGTGCACAGCAGGTTGCCGCACGTGAGGTTGAGGGTGAAGAGCGCCGGCGCCTGGCGGCGGATGTCGGCGCTGTGCAGCAGGCACAGCAGCACCAGCGCGTTGGACA includes:
- the GPR26 gene encoding G-protein coupled receptor 26 isoform X1, with protein sequence MNSWDAGLAGLLVGTMGVSLLSNALVLLCLLHSADIRRQAPALFTLNLTCGNLLCTVLNMPLTLAGVVAQRQPAGDRLCRLAAFLDTFLATNSMLSMAALSIDRWVAVVFPLSYRAKMRLRDAALMVAYTWLHALAFPAAALALSWLGFHQLYASCTLCSRRPDERLRFAVFTGAFHALSFLLSFVVLCCTYLKVLKVARFHCKRIDVITMQTLVLLVDIHPSVRERCLEEQKRRRQRATKKISTFIGTFLVCFAPYVITRLVELSSSVPIGSHWGVLSKCLAYSKAASDPFVYSLLRHQYRKSCKEILNRILHRRSLHSSGLTGDSHSQNILPVSE
- the GPR26 gene encoding G-protein coupled receptor 26 isoform X2, translating into MNSWDAGLAGLLVGTMGVSLLSNALVLLCLLHSADIRRQAPALFTLNLTCGNLLCTVLNMPLTLAGVVAQRQPAGDRLCRLAAFLDTFLATNSMLSMAALSIDRWVAVVFPLSYRAKMRLRDAALMVAYTWLHALAFPAAALALSWLGFHQLYASCTLCSRRPDERLRFAVFTGAFHALSFLLSFVVLCCTYLKVLKVARFHCKRIDVITMQTLVLLVDIHPSVRERCLEEQKRRRQRATKKISTFIGTFLVCFAPYVITRISSSSRCSLRAALLFSQWKGYALRHPYATPEGCSSSQWNMANRNRVAVHGWKQSDVHLTCLEIFG